GACAGAGGACACTGCGCATGGGCAGTCTCAGGTCTACACTGCAACCAGAAACACACTTTTCTCAAAGAAGAAAACTCTTACTGGACCACATGTATTGGTacatatgtttattatttattgatagACATACACATGATTTCTTTCTTTAGATTGTGATGTATTTGAGAACTTTAGATAtctaatataaatatttttgtatACTCTTTATGCAGACTCCAGAATGGGCCTTTGGAGTAAACCCTGTTCTTCCTGTCTTCAGTCTGCAAGACCACGATCAACTGGTGGTCCTCTATGCTGGAGCTCACATGGGGATCATCTATAATCACACCTCTAACTCCCAGCACATTCTTCAGGTTCAATTTACTTTGGGATTTCAACTTCTTAAGGAATACATAGGGAGACAATAAGCtttaaaacatatatacatacagctGCCATATATAAATCATATAATTTTTATCACTTGTCAATGTCTTCAGGGTCACTCCAACCAAAtctcatgtatgtgtgtgagtgaagacAAACGCTGGATTGCAACAGCAGATAAGGGGCCGGACAGTACAGTGGTGGTATGGGACTCCTACTCTGGGTATTTCTTCACTTCTACATACGCTAAGGACTTTCTATGTATTACCCTTTTCTCCTCGTGGTAACCGCCTGTACGATGAATATTTCAGCATTCCTGTGAATACACTGTTCGATTGTCACCCTGACGACGGCGTCGCTGCGATGGCATTTACAAGAGACTTGAAACATCTGGTGACCCTCGGAGCAGAAGAACTACAGGTAAATATTACAGTATCAATATAGTTTTGACCACAAAAACATTATAAACAATCCAGTATATGTTGAACCTAATGTTAACAACCACACAAATACCTTTttagtgtgtgtatatttggGACTGGACCAGTGAAACAGAAGAGCCTTTGTGGTTTGCTCAGCTGCATCCTTCATATGGGTTTCATGTAAGTACGCTTAGTTTTGCGTGAACAGCTAACTTAAAGGGAATGGCAAGGAGATGACCAAATGGTCAAATATTGAATATTGTTTTTCAGGATTACATCATTTTTAATCCAGATAACAGCACTCAGTTGCTTAGCAGCAGTGACAGTCATGTGGTCTTCTACAGCAGGGTAAGTCCAGCTGCTGTCTTTTATCGAAACACTGTGTTGAAAGTTTGACTGCATCAGTTCCTTTTTCCAGGCCAGTGGAACTCTGCAATACTCGGCCAAGAAGGTGAAGAATTTTAAACATTGtttaatatatcatatattttgatggatggatgtttttcagtgtttcatCTATTCATCTTTGCAGTTCAGTCCTTCGACCACGAGTAAAACGCCTGCTGCGGAATCGACTCCTTCTCTCAGCCGCTCTGTGTTTCACTTCAGGAAGCCTCAGGTTCTAACAGCCATCTCATGTGAGCTTTTAGTGTGGGATGTCACAGATGACTTAGTTGCAAACCAGGATTTACACAGAGGAAAGCTCACACTAGTACAAATCCAGCGACACCCAGTCACTGTTCTCACTGTCACTGACAGGTAGCCAGCACTACAGTTACTCATTGTGGTTACATGTATTCGTTTGTCTCTACACTCACTGTTGTGCATGATTTGATGTCATCACAGCTATATCGTGACTGGTGATACTCAAGGCCAAATCCAGTTTTATGATGAAAACTTCAAGCTGCTCATTTGGTATGGTGATCTCAGCCTTGACGCCATAGTTTTCATTTCCTTCTCCAAAGAGCACACAGAGGGGCATCTGGAGGACTGCACTCTGGAGGCCAAACCATTAGTTATCAGGTATACCACTGCTGGCGCGTGTGTTGGCGAAATCATGGCGAAACCAGATTAAAAGCTCACCTCTCTTTTTCTGCAGGAACTTTATTGTTTCCACAATCAGTTCCACCGTAGTGCATGTGAATGCGCACAGCAGCAAGCATCAAATCCTGCGGCGTGAAGTTTATGGGCCTGTACATGCAGTGGCATGCCACCCAACTCAGCCAGTTGTGGCCATGGGCAATCAAAGAGGCCTTCTAAAACTGTGGGATTATAACAACAAAGTGGTCACGGGGAGCAGGGTCTTTGAGACAGAGAAGCAGATCCAATGTGTCACCTTTGACCCTAAAGGTTAGCCAGTTTGCTTTTTGCCTGTCTGAATAACAAAGGTTGGTCCTTCTCCTTCTGTTACCCTATTTAAGAGTTGCCCTATTGTCTCTAAATAGGTTTATACCTGGCTGTTGGCTTTGGCAGTGGTGCTGTTTACATCTTGAATCCCAGCACTTTGGAAAGTCATCCAGAGGAATGTTTCCATTATACAAAAGACAGCATCCATCTTATCACCTTCTCCTCAAACTCAAAGTATCTAGCCACAGCGGTAAGAAAGTAGACTTGAATTCACTACTAGCAGTACCGGTTGTCCTTGACCCATATGTCTATATGTTGAACCTTTGTTTAATGTGGGAGTAAGGACTGCggtgtttttcatttttgagTATACCATAACATTACCTTGTTTATCGTTAGGATGAAGGAAAAGCGGTGACAGTGTGCCGCTTGCAAACCAATAAGGACTCTGTGCTTCGTTGGACGTATCTGGGTAGATACCGCTCTCACTTCAAGCCTATCAAAGACCTTCTTTTTGGGGTTCACCTGGACAGCACTGAACCCAGGCTGCTCTCTCTGGGCATGGACCGCCGACTGGTTTGTCCAATTCATCAAACCTGTAGTCTGTTTTGTGATGCTTTTTTGGCTGACTGTAGTATAGTCACACACTCACGCAATTGAATCATAGGTGGAGTATGACCTGAAAAACAGCGATGTGGACCAGCTCCTTATCTTAAGCTCGGAGCGCATTGAGCAGAGTGCTGTGCCAATGTGCATGACATGGTACCCTCCACTCACAACAGAGCAGTTTCTTCTTATCGCCTCTGACCAATACAAGATGAAGCTTTTCAACAGCACAACAAAGATGTGCAGGTAAGAAAGAGCCCGTTATGTCACCACAAATGACTggaaaacattattattatggtAATTATTATCACATGTTctacaaaaacaggaaaactctCCTCGGCCCATTATATGGCTCCACTATAAAGCAAATAGCAGTCCTTCCAAAGACTAAAGAACCCGAGAAGAACTCATATTACCTGGCATTCATCACAGAAGACAAGGTCAGTCCTAGAGTATTCTATTAAGTTACCCAGcagttcactgtgtgtgagcTTCTTGTCTGTAGgactctcttctctgtcctatAGGTGGGTCTTCAGATTTTGCCCCTGGACGGCAACCCCTACAAGTCCCAAGCTGTGATCTGCCACCCGACAAAGGTGTCTGCTTTTGCCTGCTCCTATGATGGACGATTTCTTTTTACTGCAGGAGGAGACTGCATTTTTTCATGGGAAATAAACTTAAAGTGAGTATTAATAGTACCAAGCAGAAAAGCATAAGACAGGCATGAACTGTGTAATAACCGGCCCTTTCCCTCTCCTGTTGTGGAGCCAGCATGTTGGAGGCAGCAGCTGCACTGGGTGGAACAGGCATGGCACCCTTTTACACTCTCttggaaggagggagagatggcaaGTTCTACAGCGTGAGTGACAAATTTTCATTGTTCCCTACAGTTCCTGAGCAAATACTTCATCCTCAGTCCATTCATCTGTGGAGTATCTAATGAATACTGAATTATAAACAAGGATTTCTGTTTACCAAAGTCACCTGATAGTAGTCATTCAAGGCTTCTCTGGAAGTGAGACATaacacaggaacacagaggaCCCTCTTATCTTTACAGCCTTGACTAAGGCAGGAGATAAACTTATAACCTATAAAGTAACCTTTATGTTTTCTGACATCTGTGTGTAACAGTACAGTGCCAGACAGGGTTGGCTGTGACatatttagtttattttgtttttttaacttgtaCTACAAAATTCAGTATGCAGACTTTGATTGCTCATGCTCTCACATACATAAAggtatgtaaatattatagcATACCAGGAGATGATGAGGTGCATCCCTCCCTTTAACTTGAGTTatttaagtaacttaaaattcaACTTTTTTAATCAGAGAAACTGAATGCcctgagcttttctgtcttaaGGAGATGGAGGACTTTTTCTACTATTGCCTAATCCGTCATCAAGGCATCGACTCGATGGAGAAACGACAAGTCTCAACCAAAATCCCCTTGTCTCAGGTTCCCTTTTTAATGAGAGCTTTGGCTTGCTTTCCTACTGAACAAGAGGTATggtcaataaaacaaaaaggagtTTTATTCTGCTGAACTGTCATAACAGTTCACTGTTCTTTTCCACTAGATAGAAGACATGCAAAATGAGGTCAAGTTCAGCAAGTATGCCGAAACAGGAAAATATGTAACTGACATCGATCTGGAGGAGTTCATTAAGCTGTATGTGAACCACCGGCCAGCCTTTAACTTCTCCAGCAATGAGCTTGCTGAAGCCTTTTACATCCTTGGCACCGACAGCTCAGGACAGCCTgttctgcagagacacaaactgcTAGAAGTCCTACAGGTCCGAGGTATGCTGCAGGAGTCGGAAAAAAGATTGCTGTGCCTGTTTTCAGCAGTGTTGCCATCACTTTGAGAAAAGTAATAATAATTTTGATATAATTGACAGGAGAACACATGACAGAGGAAGAGTTGGCGGAGAGTTTTGCTACACTTTTAGGTagcgaagaggaggaagaagaacttAACACAGCTGACAGTATGTAACACAAGCTTAAGAATTTTCATTTGCAGCAATTACACAATCATcaccttgtctgtgtgtgtatccagGTGAGGATTCACAGTATTCCATGAAGTGTGCCATCCCAGATGAGATATCTATGGAGTCATTTACAAGCCACATACTGGGCTTCCCATCCATAGCAAAGCAGAATGCCAACACTACAACTTCAGAGTGAAGAAGGCAGCAACCGGTCTGCTGGAGGCAGCTGTCTCTTTTCTCACAGTGCTGTCTACACTGTAATCACTCATAATAAGTCATTAGATATAAGAATATGTGCATGGATTCAAATAAACAAGTAACACTGTTCTTTTCTTTTGAGTATGCATTATGCAACAGTTTGCTGAAAGCAACAGGCTGTCTGTTTGAGGCTGTGTTTTTAACAgtgactgtttttattttgaacaaaGTTCTAAGATATGATGAATACATAT
The genomic region above belongs to Parambassis ranga chromosome 9, fParRan2.1, whole genome shotgun sequence and contains:
- the cfap251 gene encoding cilia- and flagella-associated protein 251, yielding MSDAEAGERDASSSFKAEKDQRTEEKQSSDEAREGVTTEDTAHGQSQVYTATRNTLFSKKKTLTGPHVLTPEWAFGVNPVLPVFSLQDHDQLVVLYAGAHMGIIYNHTSNSQHILQGHSNQISCMCVSEDKRWIATADKGPDSTVVVWDSYSGIPVNTLFDCHPDDGVAAMAFTRDLKHLVTLGAEELQCVYIWDWTSETEEPLWFAQLHPSYGFHDYIIFNPDNSTQLLSSSDSHVVFYSRASGTLQYSAKKFSPSTTSKTPAAESTPSLSRSVFHFRKPQVLTAISCELLVWDVTDDLVANQDLHRGKLTLVQIQRHPVTVLTVTDSYIVTGDTQGQIQFYDENFKLLIWYGDLSLDAIVFISFSKEHTEGHLEDCTLEAKPLVIRNFIVSTISSTVVHVNAHSSKHQILRREVYGPVHAVACHPTQPVVAMGNQRGLLKLWDYNNKVVTGSRVFETEKQIQCVTFDPKGLYLAVGFGSGAVYILNPSTLESHPEECFHYTKDSIHLITFSSNSKYLATADEGKAVTVCRLQTNKDSVLRWTYLGRYRSHFKPIKDLLFGVHLDSTEPRLLSLGMDRRLVEYDLKNSDVDQLLILSSERIEQSAVPMCMTWYPPLTTEQFLLIASDQYKMKLFNSTTKMCRKTLLGPLYGSTIKQIAVLPKTKEPEKNSYYLAFITEDKVGLQILPLDGNPYKSQAVICHPTKVSAFACSYDGRFLFTAGGDCIFSWEINLNMLEAAAALGGTGMAPFYTLLEGGRDGKFYSEMEDFFYYCLIRHQGIDSMEKRQVSTKIPLSQVPFLMRALACFPTEQEIEDMQNEVKFSKYAETGKYVTDIDLEEFIKLYVNHRPAFNFSSNELAEAFYILGTDSSGQPVLQRHKLLEVLQVRGEHMTEEELAESFATLLGSEEEEEELNTADSEDSQYSMKCAIPDEISMESFTSHILGFPSIAKQNANTTTSE